A window of Iodobacter fluviatilis contains these coding sequences:
- a CDS encoding ProQ/FINO family protein: protein MRYLKSVARGGKRFDLNGKPAGDVTAEEKAAAAKFVQTSKTAKSHKPQPQQKKWLLSS, encoded by the coding sequence GTGCGCTACCTGAAATCAGTAGCTCGTGGCGGTAAACGCTTTGATCTGAATGGCAAACCAGCAGGCGATGTAACTGCAGAAGAAAAAGCTGCCGCAGCCAAGTTTGTACAAACATCGAAGACCGCAAAAAGCCACAAACCGCAGCCACAGCAGAAGAAGTGGCTGTTGAGCAGCTAG